CATCTTTCGGCCGGAGACAGTGGACTTTCTGCGGTATCTCGGGAAATGATGGCCGAGCTTTCTGAGGAGAGGGAAGTCAAAGTCTTTGTCAGCCCGACCTGCCCGTATTGTCCCGGACAGATGCTCAACGCCTTTCGCGCTGCCATCGAAAATCCGAAGCTCGTTTCTGCCATCTGTATCGAAACGTCAGAAAATCAGGATCTGGCCCTGAAATATCAGGCCAGTTCTTTACCCAAGACAGTCATCAATGAAACGTTTACCCAGAAGGGACTCTTCCCTGAAGAGCGGTTTATTGTTGAACTCGTCAACCTGCGAACAGCAGAAGAGTTGCTTCGCGAGCATGACAGTGAACAGCCAGAAGCCAATGTCCCTAAAAAGAAAAGCACAGACGCTGTGCAGATTGATGTCGTTGTTATTGGCGCTGGTCCCGCTGGCCTTGCCGCGTCTATTTATACCGAACGCGCAGGGTTGAGTAGTATTGTCTTGGAAAAAAATGTGATTGGGGGACAGGTTTCGCTCACCCCAGAAGTCGAAAACTATCCCGGCTACAAGCGAGTCGGGGGGATTGAGTTGATGGACCTCATGGCAAATCACGCCCGTGAGTACAGCGACATCAAGGTCGGTGAGGAAGTCGAAGAAATAAAGGTTGGCAAAGATCTGGAAGTCTTTACCAATAAAACACATTACATCGCACGTGCCGTTATTCTCGCGACGGGCGCTACCGCAAAAATGCTCGGCGTCCCAGGAGAAAATGATTTGTTTGGTCGCGGTGTCTCTGTTTGCGCAAGCTGTGACGGCTGGGCCTACAAAGGGAAAAGCGTCATCGTTGTCGGTGGCGGAAGCTCTGCCCTGACTGAGGCCCTGCACCTTCACAACATGGGCGTTAAGGTGACTCTTGTGCACCGGAGAGATGCTTTTCGGGCAGAAAAACACCTCCAGAAAAATGTCGAAAGAGAGGGAATTCAGGTCTTGTGGAACACCGTCGTCGAAAAATTCGTCGGCGATGACGATGGATTGAAAAAAGTCCACTTCCGCAATGTCGCTGAGGATTCCGAGTTCGATCTCGACATGGACGGTGCCTTTATCGCCATCG
Above is a window of Desulfobaculum bizertense DSM 18034 DNA encoding:
- a CDS encoding FAD-dependent oxidoreductase translates to MTSNEHSDNNSYDWFIPEESRDHLREAFEELQKPVYLELFTRNGDNDAYNEATVRFCRDLAVLSDKVVLAEYSTDSEQASKRGVDRSPCIVFNPDELHLTYIGAPLGQEARAFVEVILHLSAGDSGLSAVSREMMAELSEEREVKVFVSPTCPYCPGQMLNAFRAAIENPKLVSAICIETSENQDLALKYQASSLPKTVINETFTQKGLFPEERFIVELVNLRTAEELLREHDSEQPEANVPKKKSTDAVQIDVVVIGAGPAGLAASIYTERAGLSSIVLEKNVIGGQVSLTPEVENYPGYKRVGGIELMDLMANHAREYSDIKVGEEVEEIKVGKDLEVFTNKTHYIARAVILATGATAKMLGVPGENDLFGRGVSVCASCDGWAYKGKSVIVVGGGSSALTEALHLHNMGVKVTLVHRRDAFRAEKHLQKNVEREGIQVLWNTVVEKFVGDDDGLKKVHFRNVAEDSEFDLDMDGAFIAIGWKPETPLAQQLGVKTNDWGYIDVDRHMRTNIPRVYACGDVIGGVQQIVTAVGEGATAALAVFEDISNPYWKEVED